A region of the Drosophila ananassae strain 14024-0371.13 chromosome XL, ASM1763931v2, whole genome shotgun sequence genome:
gatttatttgtaAGGATTTCGATTGGAATTTTCGATTAAAAGTTGTTATTTGTAAATTACAATAAATTGTTTATTCAATATAATTAAAGAATTGTCATATTTGTTTTGcgatttgtaatttttttttgaattgattttttttttgtattttttttatgagcTCTGCGGCCGGAGCAATAATTGAGCAATTATATCCTAATTAAATCAATGGATTCTTATTACATAAACGCTAGTCGAAAAGATTGGAAGAAGAGACAAAGGATAAATTACAACGAGGTTAGTAAGGAAGAGCTAAAAAGGATCCAAAGGATTAAGGTATAAAGGGTGTAGGGAGGGCCTACGGGTCACAAAAACACATTTACAGAGGCGTCTTCAATGATATGTCTTGAAATATATCCATATTTGTGTAATTCGGTTGGGTATGGCCCATGGATATGTTAGTGAGAGTCTGAAGGATATCGTTATCGTTAtcgattaaaagctaaaaaatagttttgattcTCAATTGGACTTAAGTGGAGTGATAGGAGAGTGATAGAGAGTGTTAGAGAGAGAATTCGAATTGGATTTAGTCAATTATCGATATAGATCGATGTAAAGTAAACACTTTATCGATTATTTGTGATATTCGATTATTCAATAGGctattcaatatatttattcataATTATCGCTTCAATTTGATTAGCTGTGTGCGTTCTGGCAATGCAATGCAATTAATGTTATGAATTCTATTCAATTAGTTTTGGCTAATGCTGGTCAATCGATATGATCGACTATTAATTattaatcgaaaaaaaatatattcgttTATTTCTTCAAGTTGTTGTTTAACTTTTTTCGAGTCGACAAATAACATTCAATACCTTACCGAGCCATCTGATCGATCTACTCTGATCTGACTCTGATCCAGTATCGATGAATTATCGATATATTTCGATTGGAAAGTTCAATCATAGCTAAGGGATATTGCCGATTTTGGTGTGGGCAGCGGGGAAGTGGTGTTCTCCTCCTCGTCATCGTTCTCCTGCGAGTCCTCCGGCTCTCCCAATGCATGGACAAACTCATAGAAATCGATCCTGCCATCCCCGTCCACATCCACCTCCTTGATCATGTCCTCAACTAAAGATTAATGTTAGCAGGTCAGGAATGGTTTTGGGATTCAATTCTCTGGGAAAATGGAACACTTACTATCCTCCTCGTCCAGGTCCTCGCCCAGGCACTGCAACACTGCTCGCAAATCGGAGGCCGTAATATAACCCCGATTGTGTTTATCGAAAACCCGGAAGGCGTCCCGCAGCTCCCGCTCCTCCTGATCCGCCGACGACAGGCCCGACTTGTCCTCGTACGTCATGTTCGACAGGATGTCCACAAACTCCTCGAAACTGACATTGCCATCCCCTGGAAGCAGAACAACTCCAACACTTTAAAACTCCCAGCTTCCACAAAGCCAACGCCATTAAACCCTCTGCTACTCTAAATAACTCTAaaattaaaaccaaacaaCTAAGAAATTAATAAgcaagaaataataatattaaacgTAATTTTTCATCCACTTTCAGGTTTATCTTTTTGGAAAAGCATATATGATGTACTTCAACCGAAGGTAAGTCCCACTTCCAGTAACTCTTACTTTATTGACCAGATTCATGCCAGATATCCGTCTATATCCCACACTCATGCCTATATCCACGATTTATGCTAGAAAATGGAGGACATCCCTATACTACCCAAAATTATgtctatatctcagccaattttcatccgattataaagcggaatacctcaaacgatttctgTTTCCATTCCCCACAAATGTtaatcaaaatctgagaacgaaatattttttaaatttttttcaatattttccaTGGGATCCCCTTCCAGAATCCTGGATTCCCCCATTTGGCCCCTTCccatgtctatatctctgccagttttcatccgattctcaagcggaataccttaaacgatttctggatcgattccccgcaaatctgcatcaaaatctgagaacgaaatattttttaaattttttccaaaattttccaTGGGATCCCCTTCCAGTATCCCCGATTcccccatatggccccttcccatgtctatatctctgccaattctcatccgattctcaagcggaatacctcaaacgatttctaATTCGATTCCTTTAAACCAAAAACCTTTTTACTCACCGTCCACATCGATCTCCTGGAGCATCTCCTGCAGCTCCTCGACGCGAGCAAACTGGCCCAGGGATCGCATCACGGTGCCCAGCTCCTCCTTGGTGATGCAGCCGTCGCCGTCCTTGTCGAAGAGGCGAAAGGCCTCCCGGAACTCCCGCATCTGCCCCTTGGAGATGCAGCGGCGCTTGTCGACGGAGTCGGCCTCCGGCCTGCCGCCCTCCCCGATGTCGATGTCCAGGTCGAGGTTGCCGCCGCCCAAGTCCAGGTCCGAGGAATAGGATATCTGGCGGTTTTTCGTCTTACGCCTGCTCCGGACATTCAAGGCAGTTCGGGCTGGAGGACGATGTCCCAGCTTTGAGGATTGTTCGTAGTCGTCATAGGACTCCTCACCCTCTTCATCGTCGTCCTCCccatcctcctcctcttcgtcCTCCTCTTCGTAGTCGTAGTCCTGCTCCTCCTTGAGGCTCCTCCATCGCGTACTGCGCTTCACCTTCAAGCCGCCGCCATCGCAAGAGCTAGAGTCGGTGTCCAGATCCGGATCCGGGGGATTCACTTGCTTCTCTTTCTTCCGCTGCCGCTGGCGTCTCGGCTGCTGTGTCGACGGATGAATCCTCTCCAGCTTCTGCTGGTCACTGGCTGCGGTGGATAGCTGCTCCTGATCCTCGCCAGCCGCCACCATATCCTCCGGCGGCTGGACAGACTCCTGGGGATTAGAGACACCGCCAGTCGATGTCTGCTCCTCGTCGGGCTCATCGCCGCTCACTGCCGCGTTTCTCGTCTAAAGATTTGTagattaaattataaaaaattaaattttaattaaaaattaaataattaaatattatgtAATATTAATTAAGATTTGAAGTGAAAGAAACTCACCATTAACTGGCGGAACTCGCGGGCTATTGTGGAACcagttaaaaatttattaactgCCGTGAAAAGCCGTTTTCCTTCCAATGTGGCGGCCTTCCTTCCGCTTCAGCGGCTCAGCAGCTCAACGGCAAAGAATCACCAGTGTCCTGCTTCTCCCTCTCGTCCTTCCGATTTCCAATTGCTCCTCAAAGGATATGCAAATCGTACCACATTGATGTCGCCACTGGCTGCAATTTCCACAAAATTCAAACGTGGAAGCGGAAGAACGATATTTTAATTAAGCAATTAAGGATTGAATGCCAGTTGCcatttgccacgccccctctaCAATTCAGCATGTCCTGCAAACGTGACCAGGATAAATATCCAGCTCCTGGCTATTCAAAATTCCCACTCCCTGTCCTCCTCCGGACGGACTATATGCCGGATAATCAGTCTAATAATCCATTTGATTGGCACACATTCATGTCCTGGAACAGGTGAGaagcgggggggggggggggagggagAGGAGAGAGGTGGTTGAAAGGATAATGGCATCAATTGATGTCACCGATGTGGtggtggaaaaaaaaacacaaaaaactatGAATCAAAGAGCTAATTTGTAGTGTCACCATGGAAGTTTAAATCTcttcaaaatatagatttattttttttttctttaaattctttacctttttttgataaaaaatgaaatatttctaaaagccttgatcaataaaatattcatttaaatgcaaaaaagAGGTTTTAAAAGGTTTTAGATTGAAAAGCGGCTTGGGAGGAGGTGAAGCTTAATGGAGGACGACTGGATGGCtaggaggtggaggaggagggctTGGTGGGAAATCCGATTATCGCTGCGGCCAGGAAAGGACATCAGCTGGGGGGGGACAGCTGGGGGATTCCCGCTTTCGAGGGTATCCTTCGGTTTCTCCTTCCTGTTCAGCTTCACTCCCTCTCTGTCTTGAAATTGCATTTGGATGGGATGTGGCTGGCAGGACATGTGCAGGACGAAGcacagccagccagccagccagccagatgCAGGACCAAGCCAAGTGGGTTTACCAGCCACCACATGCGGGTATACAggacacaaaaaaacaaaaaaaaaaaaaaagaggttcaagaagaaaagcaaaaaataaatggacCGCAATGAAAATGTCCGAAAAGGAAGTGCCGAGGCGAGAACAAGGACACCCCTTTTCGGTGTCCTCTCTGACAGCACTGTGCCGGCACTCAAGCTGTTCggcatttaaatttaaaacagGACCTgcaggctggctggctggtctTAAACCATACATTCCAGCACATATCCTTGCACATATCCTTGCATATATCCTTGCATTTAATTAACATTCCACGTTAACTTATCCATTAAGCCAAAATAGCAATAGATAGTGGGGAGGGGGAGGAAATCAAATGTAAAAAGGACTCTATTTGCATACAACGTCAACATCAAACAAGGATAATGGGGGACGTTGGGGGCATTATCCTTCCTTCGGTTTATCGTCCTAGGTGTCATTCCAATTATCCTGCTTCCGCAGCGCTGAAATAGTGCCAGGACTACAACactttgagaaaaaaataaacgatATAGAAGGGAGGGACTGGCTTTATCCTGCATATATCCTGCAACATCCTGACTGAGAATTATTCTCAGTGCAGGACTCTGTTATGTTCCTTTTGGAGACGCGTGCAAAGTTTCTGACACGAAATAAATGAAGACACAACTTCCAAGCCAAGACAGTCCTCCTCCCTCAACCATTACCCCCTAGAATGCTTGGTAGTCCTGGTAGTCCTGGCAGTCCTgttggataaaaaaaaaaaaaaaaaacatccaCCATGCAAGCGACAAATTCGTAACTTTATCCGGAATTCTGGCAGCAGAAACTTTCtaatttgaaaatgtttgaGAAGCTTCTTCCCGGCAGGACCTCCTCCTCCGCTCTGCCCATTTaatcaaatatatttaatgCGCAAACTTTATAATAGATTCTCAAGTTTACATTTTAAGGAGTGGCAGAGGAATTATCCTTATAGCAGGACCCGCACAAAAACCGCAAAATGTTTTCGGTTTCagcattttattgtttaatttgAATTGCAGGACTACCATGGCAGGCAGGACTGGGCTGAAGGATGCGTGGGAATGACCGCGTGGCCGCATGACCGCAGCTCCTGTAAATGGATTACAAGGTCCTTTGGTCCTTCCCCTCCACCTCCCACCTCCCACCCCCCTTTATTGCAATCAATTAAGGCAAACGAGCCAAAAAGTAAATAACATTTTCGCCAGTCCTGCGCCAGCTCTGTCGGAATTGTCATACACTGCGTATGCGTTATATTTGCATGCCAATGAATGCCAGGACCTTTATGCGTTATATAGGCTActgtgtgtgttagtgtgtgtgtgttagttgTGGGTGCTAGGGTGGCTCACAAAATACAATTCGTACATAAAAGCGGCAACAAAAAGTTTACgcataaatcaaacaaatgcaaacaaaacgaaacaaagcactgtggcagtggcagtggcaggagcACAGGATGCTACGGGTTTatacactcaaaaaaaaaatacaaaacaatttatacaaattaaaaaattaagaattaaaaGTATGACTTAAAAGTTATTAGAACTAAACTAGATTTGGTAGTACCATCTTGTTGTAATaactttttataataaaaaaggacATCTTATTTTCTGGCCAGTGTCCTGGCACTCTCCTTTGCTGTCTTCCTGGCACGTAAATATTTCGttggcaataaaaaatttaacaacaccaacaccgtccaacaaaaatacaaacaaaccGAACCGTACAATGTCCGAGAAGGCCATAACAATGCCAGCAAGATACAAAAAGTATCTTCAagaaaaaagatacaaaatttccaaatcagtttttgtatttttcaataatggtttttcctttttttcccctttttttcctctttttttagAAGAATTTCCCGCTGGCCAAACTTCCTATTTGATCGGAAAACTCTTGCGTGCCGTTCTCACCTCACTTTCAATAGCTCCTTGCTCCAGCtgttatataatttatatgccACATGCCACAAGCCTCATGCCACATGCCGCTTACTGCTTGCCACATGTGGCAAGTGACCAACTAAAGGGCCATGAATGAATATGCATGATAATCAAATGGCCATGTTGCGGTCCACTCGTTCTAGCCCCCCCATCTTCCCATTCTTTCCCACATCCTGCGCCTCACGCCCCGCCAAAGGACATTAACGCAGGATATGCACACGGCACGtagtgtcctttttttttttggcacaaaAAAGCGGAATAAAATAACACAAAATCAGGCCATTTAGTTGCCTGAAACTGGATATTTTCTCTCTAAAagtattaaattattattttaatttgggtTTAGTTTAGAGATTAAATTTCACTTTTTAAACTGAAACTAGATACTGGAACTTTGGAACTAGGTTTTAAAAAGAGTTTTCTTAACTATATGATACCTGATACTCTTAAATttctttatattattttttatttgatttaaaatccACTAAGATCTAATAGATTTcactttttaaaatggaaCTAGGCACCTTTGCTTTAGAACTAGTTACAAAAAGAACTGTTCCCaactatatgatacccggtactattaattttcttctttttatcAATATTTGGTGCAAAATAAAACATAGTTTTCACTTTTTGAATAAGGACTTGCCTATTATAGACTATATGAATCAAAATTCCACTAATTTTCATCATATTATACATTATTTGATACAATAGGTCCTTGAGCCTTGGAACTAGATACCTAAGCTTTGGAACTAGttgcaaaaaaataactatttcGAAGtttatgatacccggtacttcttataatcctttttttttaatacaaacaTGAAACATGAggcttaaaatattttataaatttttcacaAGCATTTGAAATGCAAATCCACAATCCTAGTGCATTAATCCTTGATTTCATAGTTCGTTAGTCGCAGTTAGGACAACAATGACCCGTATGGTAGTTGTCTGTTTGTGACATTTGGATGCGTTTTGCATGCCTTTGACCGGGCCGAGAGAGGTCCTTTCGAATGGCATTCAACTTCCGCATGAGTTGCAACCGAAATTCACCAAAAACCTCGGCCCACGCGCCTTCACCGAAAGCCTTGACCGATGAGAATCCCCAAAAAGAACCCAGGAATGTGCAAA
Encoded here:
- the LOC6504709 gene encoding calmodulin-like protein 12 isoform X1, whose product is MTRNAAVSGDEPDEEQTSTGGVSNPQESVQPPEDMVAAGEDQEQLSTAASDQQKLERIHPSTQQPRRQRQRKKEKQVNPPDPDLDTDSSSCDGGGLKVKRSTRWRSLKEEQDYDYEEEDEEEEDGEDDDEEGEESYDDYEQSSKLGHRPPARTALNVRSRRKTKNRQISYSSDLDLGGGNLDLDIDIGEGGRPEADSVDKRRCISKGQMREFREAFRLFDKDGDGCITKEELGTVMRSLGQFARVEELQEMLQEIDVDGDGNVSFEEFVDILSNMTYEDKSGLSSADQEERELRDAFRVFDKHNRGYITASDLRAVLQCLGEDLDEEDIEDMIKEVDVDGDGRIDFYEFVHALGEPEDSQENDDEEENTTSPLPTPKSAISLSYD